A genomic stretch from Chloroflexota bacterium includes:
- a CDS encoding AAA family ATPase codes for MIDTSSLAALVGELDVLIRARYPLLAVATFEELRFRRLMLAVARLERHAAKGLFWWSRPAGLRQVAGPGLGPCERPIPGTDDPLSVLEHVEQAERGLYVLADFGPYLAPFGQAEPLLVRRLRELAWAIKARPVTVLFVGPSFPELAELEKEVKIVDLVLPDEREVAGILDLQLARLADHPDVRLAVDARTREQLAQALLGLTETEIENALAKAAIARRGIGPEAVPLILDEKRAVIRRSGALAYSHPEPADHLGGYANLRLLLQQAAVTFTPAARAYGVEPAKGVLLVGLPGCGKDLAKKIAAGIFGRPLLDLDMGAVMGEGGGVIGSAATSIRRALAIATTLKAVLGLSEFEKGVGGLQSSARSDAGETARTIGTLLNWMQEQADVFVFATANDVRQLAPEQIRQGRFSHVVFVDLPTPEDRVDIFRVHLARRGREPGAFDLEALAGAADGFSGAEIEAAVKGALVDAFMDGGRDLVTADVLARVRAIRPTSEVKREEIEELRRWAREHLAIDAVRGQPTATGDRLMEF; via the coding sequence ATGATCGACACGTCCTCGCTCGCCGCGCTCGTCGGCGAGCTCGACGTCCTGATCCGCGCGCGCTACCCGCTCCTCGCCGTTGCCACCTTCGAGGAGCTCCGCTTCCGCCGCCTGATGCTCGCCGTGGCCAGGCTCGAGCGCCACGCCGCCAAGGGACTCTTCTGGTGGTCGCGCCCGGCCGGCCTGCGCCAGGTGGCCGGCCCCGGCCTCGGCCCGTGCGAGCGACCGATCCCGGGCACCGACGACCCGCTCTCGGTGCTGGAGCACGTCGAACAGGCCGAGCGGGGGCTCTACGTCCTGGCCGACTTCGGGCCGTACCTTGCGCCCTTCGGGCAAGCAGAGCCGCTGCTCGTCCGCCGGCTGCGCGAGCTCGCCTGGGCGATCAAGGCCCGCCCCGTCACCGTCCTCTTCGTCGGGCCATCCTTCCCGGAGCTCGCGGAGCTGGAGAAGGAGGTGAAGATCGTCGACCTGGTGCTGCCCGACGAGCGCGAGGTGGCCGGCATCCTCGATCTCCAACTCGCGCGCCTCGCCGACCACCCCGATGTGCGGCTGGCGGTCGACGCCCGCACCCGCGAGCAGCTCGCCCAGGCGCTGCTCGGGCTCACCGAGACCGAGATCGAGAACGCGCTGGCCAAGGCGGCGATCGCCCGGCGGGGGATCGGCCCGGAGGCGGTGCCGCTCATCCTCGACGAGAAGCGCGCGGTCATCCGCCGCAGTGGCGCGCTGGCCTACAGCCACCCGGAGCCGGCCGACCACCTCGGCGGCTACGCCAACCTGCGCCTGCTGCTCCAGCAGGCGGCCGTGACGTTCACCCCGGCCGCCCGGGCGTACGGCGTCGAGCCGGCCAAGGGCGTGCTGCTGGTGGGCCTGCCCGGCTGCGGCAAAGACCTGGCGAAGAAGATCGCGGCCGGCATCTTCGGCCGGCCCCTGCTCGACCTCGACATGGGCGCCGTGATGGGCGAGGGCGGCGGCGTCATCGGCAGCGCCGCCACGTCGATCCGCCGGGCGCTGGCGATCGCGACGACGCTCAAGGCGGTGCTGGGCCTCTCCGAGTTCGAGAAGGGCGTCGGCGGGCTCCAGTCGTCGGCCCGCTCGGACGCCGGCGAGACGGCCCGGACGATCGGCACCCTCCTGAACTGGATGCAGGAGCAGGCCGACGTGTTCGTCTTCGCCACCGCCAACGACGTGCGCCAGCTCGCCCCCGAGCAGATCCGCCAGGGCCGCTTCTCGCACGTCGTCTTCGTCGACCTGCCCACCCCCGAGGACCGCGTGGACATCTTCCGCGTCCACCTCGCCCGGCGGGGGCGCGAGCCCGGGGCGTTCGACCTGGAGGCGCTGGCCGGGGCGGCCGACGGCTTCTCCGGCGCCGAGATCGAGGCGGCCGTCAAGGGCGCGCTGGTGGACGCCTTCATGGACGGCGGCCGCGACCTCGTGACGGCCGACGTGCTGGCGCGGGTGCGGGCCATCCGGCCGACCAGCGAGGTCAAGCGCGAGGAGATCGAGGAGCTGCGCCGCTGGGCGCGCGAGCACCTGGCGATCGACGCCGTGCGCGGCCAGCCGACCGCGACGGGCGACCGCCTGATGGAGTTCTGA